A single Vicinamibacterales bacterium DNA region contains:
- a CDS encoding metallophosphoesterase, protein MWPPPLRTIGLTLILGCALASAWCSGTPSSPTPIPTTPTAIAVTPGTPVEVPANETPAAPTTPPPPPAGPSSTWVNVFGDTGWCGSPAMPALARLMTDLGGDVFLAGDLAYMNGTLDDFRRCFDPDFGRFRARFWATPGNHDYQTAGADGYFTYFGDRAGPARRGYYAVRSSTWQVLMLNTQIAIGRNSAQLEWVRQELQNNPTRCTMAVMHYPFDSSGPNGPNAQLRDIWDVMHGLGVDVVVSGHDHIYERHAPQDASQRSDPARGIRLFIAGTGGAPPSTRVRAAGHSELLLSNHGLLRLKLEPALYEWEFRDVNGSVLDRGLNICH, encoded by the coding sequence ATGTGGCCCCCCCCGCTCCGGACGATTGGCTTGACCCTTATCTTGGGGTGCGCGCTGGCCTCTGCTTGGTGCAGCGGCACGCCAAGTTCGCCTACCCCGATCCCGACCACGCCAACGGCTATAGCCGTCACGCCGGGGACGCCGGTCGAAGTCCCTGCCAACGAAACCCCCGCGGCGCCGACCACACCCCCGCCGCCCCCGGCCGGTCCAAGCTCGACTTGGGTCAACGTCTTTGGCGACACCGGCTGGTGCGGGTCCCCGGCGATGCCGGCGCTGGCCCGGCTCATGACCGACCTGGGCGGCGATGTCTTCCTGGCAGGCGACCTGGCCTACATGAACGGCACCCTCGACGACTTCCGCCGCTGCTTCGACCCAGATTTCGGACGCTTCCGAGCACGGTTCTGGGCCACGCCTGGAAACCACGACTACCAGACCGCCGGCGCCGATGGCTACTTCACCTACTTCGGTGACCGGGCGGGTCCCGCGCGGCGCGGGTACTACGCCGTGCGCTCGTCCACCTGGCAGGTGCTCATGCTCAATACGCAGATTGCGATTGGGCGTAACTCGGCGCAACTCGAATGGGTTCGCCAGGAGTTGCAGAACAACCCCACCCGCTGCACGATGGCGGTCATGCACTACCCCTTCGACAGCTCAGGTCCCAACGGCCCGAACGCTCAACTGCGTGACATCTGGGATGTGATGCACGGCCTTGGAGTGGATGTGGTGGTGTCGGGACACGATCACATATACGAACGCCACGCGCCGCAGGACGCCAGTCAGCGCTCGGACCCGGCCCGCGGCATTCGCCTCTTCATCGCGGGCACGGGCGGCGCGCCGCCGTCCACGCGGGTTCGCGCGGCCGGGCACTCGGAGCTGCTGCTCTCCAACCACGGGTTGCTGCGCCTCAAGCTGGAGCCGGCGCTCTACGAATGGGAATTCCGGGACGTGAACGGCTCCGTCCTGGATCGCGGCCTCAACATCTGCCACTGA
- a CDS encoding cytochrome c, translating to MAVGKSFGWGLTIGTVLFGAAIAGAVAPLAVKAEQAAPTPEVTFTKDIAPILQRSCQNCHRPGQVAPMSLLTYEDARPWARAMKQRTALRDKAGVMPPWYIEKNIGIQHYKNDPSLSDEEVAKIAKWADTGAPRGNVADMPVARAFQDGASWHAGQPDLIVESPEIVVKANTPDWWGEFEPTKIPLTEDRYVASVEIREVNNFSNDSGRDTVGQRFVWHHLIWATAEFNGEGDPIDASISNDAVGWPVHEVGRNADVFEPNAGRLLKANSSIIYQSAHLHAGGADVKSKLLFGFRFHPKGYKPARRSTLRNLGNGLDIDIKPNEANQQLHAYMVLQQPTKIATFEPHLHAPGQRMCLEAIWGINIQTLTCAGYDHNWVRQYEYDDDHAPILPRGTILHIIGYMDNTPNNKNIPDPRNWQGSGNRSIANMFIDLGQSVPLTDDEFQQEMAERRRKLGPSRPDVIIGCPLCNVIPPPAKPTAQQQ from the coding sequence ATGGCGGTTGGAAAGAGTTTCGGCTGGGGCCTGACGATTGGCACCGTGCTGTTTGGCGCTGCGATCGCCGGCGCCGTGGCGCCTCTCGCGGTGAAGGCCGAACAGGCGGCTCCCACCCCTGAGGTGACCTTCACCAAAGACATCGCCCCCATCCTGCAGCGCAGCTGCCAGAACTGCCACCGGCCCGGCCAGGTGGCGCCGATGTCGCTGCTGACCTACGAGGACGCGCGGCCCTGGGCGCGCGCCATGAAGCAGCGCACCGCCCTGCGCGACAAGGCCGGCGTCATGCCGCCGTGGTACATCGAGAAGAACATCGGCATCCAGCACTACAAGAACGATCCGTCGCTCAGCGACGAAGAGGTCGCCAAGATCGCGAAGTGGGCCGACACCGGCGCGCCGCGCGGCAACGTGGCCGACATGCCGGTGGCACGGGCGTTCCAGGACGGCGCCTCGTGGCACGCCGGCCAGCCGGACCTGATCGTCGAGAGCCCCGAAATCGTCGTCAAGGCCAACACCCCCGACTGGTGGGGTGAGTTCGAGCCCACCAAGATCCCGCTGACCGAGGATCGCTACGTGGCGTCGGTGGAAATCCGCGAGGTCAACAACTTCTCCAACGACTCGGGCCGCGATACCGTGGGCCAGCGCTTCGTGTGGCACCACCTGATTTGGGCCACCGCGGAATTCAACGGCGAGGGCGACCCGATCGACGCCTCGATTTCAAACGACGCCGTGGGCTGGCCGGTCCACGAAGTTGGCCGCAACGCCGACGTCTTCGAGCCGAACGCGGGCCGCCTGCTGAAGGCCAACTCCAGCATCATCTACCAGTCGGCGCACTTGCACGCCGGCGGCGCCGACGTGAAGTCGAAGCTGCTGTTCGGCTTCCGCTTCCACCCCAAGGGCTACAAGCCCGCGCGCCGCAGCACGCTGCGCAACCTCGGCAACGGCCTCGACATCGACATCAAGCCGAACGAAGCCAACCAGCAGCTGCACGCCTACATGGTGTTGCAGCAGCCGACCAAGATCGCCACCTTCGAACCGCACCTGCACGCGCCCGGACAGCGCATGTGCCTCGAGGCCATCTGGGGCATCAACATCCAGACCCTGACCTGCGCCGGCTACGACCATAACTGGGTGCGCCAGTACGAATACGATGACGACCACGCGCCGATCCTGCCGCGCGGCACCATCCTCCACATCATCGGCTACATGGACAACACGCCGAACAACAAGAACATCCCCGACCCGCGCAACTGGCAGGGTTCGGGCAACCGCTCGATCGCGAACATGTTCATCGACCTCGGCCAGTCGGTGCCGCTGACCGACGACGAGTTCCAGCAGGAGATGGCGGAACGCCGGCGCAAGCTGGGCCCCAGCCGGCCCGACGTGATCATCGGCTGTCCGCTGTGCAACGTGATTCCGCCGCCGGCCAAGCCGACGGCCCAGCAGCAGTAG
- a CDS encoding CotH kinase family protein, whose amino-acid sequence MDLWLNSADWSKLKAEFQENTYYPADVTLNGQTARNVGIRSRGRGSRSSTKPGLRVDFDRYATDQTFLGLKSFNLDNLTQDPSGVHESVSVAFYARLGIPVSREIHTRLYVNNEYIGVYAIVESVDKDLLARVFGAIGDDTQNDGYLYEFKYQDDWRFTNLGTSLEPYMLRFEAKTHESETDEAKYRPIETLVRLTNEASASGLGASIGGKFDIPAFIRFVAAQNFLAETDGFLGKYGMNNFYLYRLENQDVHTLISWDSDNTFWGPELSINEGWSGNQLMEKLMSVTEYNTLYFTEMSRAAQLAEADGWLDTEIIRQIQRIDAAMKEDPAKPHTNSSYEGAAGTMLSFARPRIAFVQCELTKGVGNASCRTQ is encoded by the coding sequence GTGGACCTGTGGCTGAACTCGGCTGACTGGTCCAAGCTCAAGGCCGAGTTCCAGGAAAACACCTATTATCCGGCCGACGTCACGTTGAACGGCCAAACCGCGCGGAACGTGGGCATCCGGTCGCGCGGCCGCGGGTCGCGTAGCAGCACCAAGCCGGGCTTGCGCGTGGACTTCGACCGCTACGCCACCGATCAGACCTTCCTGGGGCTGAAGTCATTCAACCTCGACAACCTCACGCAGGATCCGTCGGGCGTTCACGAGTCCGTGTCGGTGGCGTTTTACGCCCGCCTGGGCATCCCGGTGTCGCGCGAGATCCACACCAGGCTGTACGTGAACAACGAGTACATCGGGGTCTACGCCATCGTCGAGTCGGTGGACAAAGATCTGCTCGCGCGGGTGTTCGGGGCCATTGGCGACGACACGCAGAATGACGGCTACCTGTACGAGTTCAAGTACCAGGACGACTGGCGCTTCACGAACCTTGGCACCAGCCTCGAGCCCTACATGCTGCGCTTCGAGGCCAAGACGCACGAATCGGAGACCGACGAAGCGAAGTACCGGCCTATCGAAACGCTGGTGCGGCTGACCAACGAGGCCTCGGCCTCCGGGCTGGGCGCCTCCATCGGCGGGAAGTTCGACATTCCCGCGTTCATCCGCTTCGTGGCGGCGCAGAACTTTCTCGCCGAGACCGACGGGTTCCTCGGCAAGTACGGCATGAACAACTTCTACCTGTATCGCCTCGAGAACCAGGACGTGCACACGCTGATTTCCTGGGACTCCGACAACACCTTCTGGGGCCCGGAGCTGTCGATCAACGAGGGATGGTCGGGCAATCAGTTGATGGAAAAGCTGATGTCGGTGACCGAGTACAACACGCTCTACTTCACCGAGATGTCGCGCGCCGCGCAGCTGGCGGAGGCCGACGGATGGCTCGACACCGAGATCATCCGGCAGATCCAGCGCATCGACGCGGCGATGAAGGAAGACCCGGCGAAGCCCCACACCAATTCGAGCTACGAGGGCGCGGCGGGCACGATGCTGAGCTTCGCCCGGCCGCGCATCGCGTTCGTGCAGTGTGAGCTCACCAAGGGGGTCGGCAACGCCAGTTGCCGTACGCAGTAG
- a CDS encoding MoxR family ATPase encodes MHPDLQDAITFHEAILAEGGKALVGYTQPKILANIVLLSEIPTTYDKKEQRQVNSGNLLLRGVPGVGKTFFGVILAAISNAKFARIQGRADLQPTEVVGFQMINPATGVLTTEMGPLAEAEVILLDEINRIPLKSQSAFLEGLQDRTVTVGKTTYELPAFNFAIATMNPVELGQGTFPLSEAATDRFAIMVNIGYLPPEEERKLVHFDFKQVRLNPLMRKERIIELRAAITEHVYLHERLGDYIQRLVANTRPYNPDTDWLRHSPSELVETGVDLGASPRAIIVWGRLAKVWALLVRRRDEVYPEDIQDLAQYVLGHRLWLGPHAASHGLTTEAVIKDVIERTPIP; translated from the coding sequence GTGCATCCTGACCTCCAAGACGCGATTACTTTTCACGAGGCCATCCTTGCGGAAGGCGGCAAGGCCCTCGTCGGCTACACCCAGCCCAAGATCCTGGCGAACATCGTCCTGTTGTCGGAGATTCCGACCACCTACGACAAGAAGGAGCAGCGCCAAGTCAACTCCGGCAACCTCCTCTTGAGGGGCGTGCCGGGCGTCGGCAAGACCTTTTTCGGCGTGATCCTGGCGGCCATCAGCAACGCCAAGTTCGCCCGCATCCAGGGCCGCGCCGACCTGCAGCCGACCGAAGTGGTCGGCTTCCAGATGATCAATCCGGCCACCGGCGTGCTCACCACCGAGATGGGCCCGCTGGCCGAAGCGGAAGTGATCCTGCTGGACGAGATCAACCGCATCCCGCTGAAGTCGCAGAGCGCCTTCCTCGAAGGCCTGCAGGACCGCACCGTCACGGTGGGTAAGACCACCTACGAGCTGCCGGCCTTCAACTTCGCGATTGCCACCATGAACCCGGTGGAACTGGGCCAGGGCACGTTCCCGCTGTCTGAGGCGGCGACGGATCGCTTCGCGATCATGGTGAACATCGGCTACCTCCCGCCCGAAGAGGAGCGGAAGCTGGTGCACTTCGACTTCAAGCAGGTGCGCCTCAACCCGCTGATGCGCAAGGAGCGCATCATCGAGCTGCGCGCCGCCATCACCGAACACGTCTACCTGCACGAGCGGCTCGGCGACTACATCCAGCGGCTGGTCGCCAACACGCGCCCCTACAACCCCGACACCGACTGGCTGCGCCACTCGCCGTCGGAGCTGGTGGAAACCGGCGTCGACCTCGGCGCCTCGCCGCGCGCCATCATCGTCTGGGGCCGCCTCGCCAAGGTGTGGGCGCTGCTGGTCCGGCGTCGAGACGAGGTCTACCCGGAAGACATCCAGGACCTCGCACAGTACGTGCTCGGCCATCGCCTGTGGCTGGGCCCGCACGCGGCCAGCCACGGCCTCACCACCGAGGCCGTGATCAAGGACGTCATCGAGCGTACGCCGATCCCGTGA